A stretch of Corallococcus macrosporus DNA encodes these proteins:
- a CDS encoding tryptophan synthase alpha chain, translating to MGRTGWLAGWVVLLGLWTACGRTLPDDTSSGLLSQKPPSFCTRMTCESQGLDCGYAIDGCGGTLHCGECAEGQACGGGGVPNVCGPMPCVPTPCAARGATCGALNDGCGGVLDCGTCATPEVCGGAGVPNACGPPACVPATCAALAKNCGQVADGCGGVLECGACGPDETCGGGGTANVCGRAPCVPTTCEALGKDCGPVSDGCGGVLECGACGEGLTCGAAGVANVCATPQCQAATCATLGRDCGEALDGCGGVLECGACAADATCGGGGQANVCGAGTCVPTTCAALGVNCGRVSDGCGAVLECGGCLGSESCGGAGVPNVCGKAACTPSTCQALGKNCGQVADGCGGMLDCGACAEGQACGGGGTANVCAAPGCRPATCGFLGATCGAVADGCGGTLECGTCAAPETCAGTGVPNVCAPPEPLCVDRDLGSALPVSLTGSTVEARDDHAASCGGAGAPDRGYLWTAPKAGTFTFDTARSAIRSVIAVYADGCGGEELACAKDGISYGGGSRVAVTLTQGQRVLVTVDALAGESFTQGSFQLHIDELRSSEAGACFDNMDNDGDRWVDCADTECRDDPRCKGQGCAHHDLGSALPLTFQGETALSGDGFQGTCGALLQQDRAHLWTAPKAGTFVFDTSPAGDPDAGGHALYLLTGCRGTELGCAANPHPTTKDAPALKLTLAQGQTVLVVVDGMARPDRDTPIRYTLHVTEWVASEAGHCHDGADNDADGRADDADPDCREP from the coding sequence ATGGGGCGGACAGGCTGGCTGGCGGGATGGGTGGTCCTCCTGGGGCTGTGGACGGCGTGCGGCCGGACGTTGCCCGACGACACGTCCTCCGGGCTGTTGAGCCAGAAGCCCCCGTCCTTCTGCACGCGCATGACGTGCGAGTCCCAGGGGCTGGACTGCGGCTACGCCATCGACGGGTGCGGCGGCACGCTCCACTGTGGCGAGTGCGCGGAGGGCCAGGCCTGCGGCGGAGGCGGCGTGCCCAACGTCTGCGGCCCCATGCCCTGCGTGCCCACCCCCTGCGCGGCGCGGGGAGCCACCTGCGGCGCGCTTAACGACGGCTGCGGCGGCGTGCTGGACTGCGGCACCTGCGCGACGCCGGAGGTCTGCGGAGGCGCTGGCGTGCCCAACGCCTGCGGGCCCCCGGCCTGTGTCCCCGCCACCTGCGCGGCGCTGGCCAAGAACTGCGGGCAGGTCGCGGACGGCTGCGGCGGCGTCCTGGAGTGCGGCGCCTGCGGACCGGACGAGACGTGCGGCGGGGGCGGCACCGCCAACGTGTGCGGCCGCGCCCCGTGCGTCCCCACCACCTGTGAGGCCCTGGGCAAGGACTGCGGCCCGGTGTCCGACGGCTGCGGCGGCGTCCTGGAGTGCGGCGCGTGCGGCGAGGGGCTCACCTGCGGCGCGGCCGGCGTGGCCAACGTCTGCGCCACGCCCCAGTGTCAGGCGGCCACCTGCGCCACGCTGGGAAGGGACTGCGGCGAGGCTCTGGACGGCTGCGGCGGCGTCCTGGAGTGCGGCGCCTGCGCGGCGGACGCGACGTGCGGCGGAGGCGGACAGGCCAACGTCTGCGGCGCCGGCACCTGCGTGCCCACCACCTGCGCGGCCCTGGGCGTCAACTGCGGCCGGGTGTCCGACGGCTGCGGCGCGGTGCTGGAGTGCGGAGGCTGCCTCGGCTCCGAGTCGTGCGGCGGTGCGGGGGTGCCCAACGTCTGCGGCAAGGCCGCGTGCACGCCGTCCACCTGCCAGGCGCTGGGCAAGAACTGCGGGCAGGTCGCGGACGGCTGCGGCGGGATGCTCGACTGTGGCGCGTGCGCGGAAGGCCAGGCGTGCGGCGGGGGCGGCACCGCCAACGTCTGCGCGGCGCCCGGCTGCCGCCCGGCCACCTGCGGCTTCCTGGGCGCGACGTGCGGCGCGGTGGCGGACGGCTGCGGCGGGACGCTGGAGTGTGGCACCTGCGCGGCGCCAGAGACCTGCGCCGGCACGGGCGTGCCCAACGTCTGCGCGCCGCCGGAGCCGCTCTGCGTGGACCGGGACCTGGGCAGCGCGCTGCCGGTGTCGCTGACGGGCTCCACCGTGGAGGCCCGGGACGACCACGCCGCCTCCTGCGGGGGCGCGGGCGCGCCGGACCGGGGCTACCTGTGGACGGCGCCGAAGGCGGGCACCTTCACCTTCGACACGGCCCGCTCGGCCATCCGGTCCGTCATCGCCGTGTACGCGGACGGCTGCGGCGGCGAGGAGCTGGCGTGCGCGAAGGACGGCATCAGCTACGGCGGCGGGTCCCGGGTGGCGGTGACGCTGACCCAAGGCCAGCGCGTCCTGGTGACGGTGGACGCCCTGGCCGGCGAGTCCTTCACCCAGGGCTCCTTCCAGCTCCACATCGACGAGCTGCGCTCCAGCGAGGCCGGGGCCTGCTTCGACAACATGGACAACGACGGGGACCGCTGGGTGGACTGCGCGGACACCGAGTGCCGCGACGACCCCCGCTGCAAGGGCCAGGGCTGCGCCCACCACGACCTGGGCAGTGCCCTGCCCCTCACCTTCCAGGGGGAGACGGCCCTCTCCGGCGACGGCTTCCAGGGCACCTGCGGCGCGCTGCTCCAGCAGGACCGCGCCCACCTCTGGACGGCGCCCAAGGCCGGCACCTTCGTCTTCGACACCTCCCCCGCCGGGGACCCGGACGCGGGCGGCCACGCCCTGTACCTCCTCACCGGCTGCCGGGGTACGGAGCTGGGCTGCGCCGCGAACCCACATCCCACGACAAAGGACGCCCCGGCGCTGAAGCTCACCCTGGCCCAGGGGCAGACGGTGCTGGTGGTGGTGGACGGCATGGCCCGGCCGGACCGGGACACCCCCATCCGCTACACCCTC